The nucleotide sequence AATCAGCTCCGTTACTATCCTTCAAAGTCGCCTCAATTCACATCTAAAATCGATTGAAATCACAGCTGAGGAaggatgctctgataccaattgtcatatACCTAGGGTTTGGACTGAAAATCGGAAGAACATGAAGGAGTTGGGATCAAGAACAGAAgggattggagggagaattggaTAAAATTGGGGGAGATAGTAGACGGAacaaagaaagggagagattagCAAAGAGGAAGGGAGGAGATcagagagaattagagagaaatgacGAGAGGGAAGTTTGAGAGAATTCAATATCAATTCAAAACATAACTTCTCATCCTCaattgtggcttatatatagcctaatagcctcccacatgcacccatgtgcaatacaaacGATAAGCCTAATTGCCTATAACTAAGGGCAATTATCtataacaaaaaagaagaaaaattacaattattgtgtaATGCATGTGAGCTAACTACTATTATAATGATAATTATAGCCTTGGGATCCTTGAGGTTGTGACAAGCCGATGGTCAGTTTGGAGGTTTATCAAAACTCAACACCCAAACTAAACCACTTTAGGCAGTGTTCAAAATTGTCAAACCATAACTAACTGCTTCTCTTGTGGTCTGGCTTTGGTGATTTGGGTCAATTTGGTTTGGTTGATTTGAGTGGTTTGGTTTTTTCTTGCTCACCACTCGAACTAAGAGATATTGGCCAAGCCTAGGATGCTAGAGGCTCTATAGTTTGAAGAGGGGACCTACCCGAGCTCAATGTTTAATCCAATTATTTTGGAAGACATACAAGTCATGTGTCATCTAACTAGACTGACATGTGTTGCCAAGTGGCAACTAATGAAATTTTCAGTAAATGCCACTTGGCATGATGGTAGAATACTCGCATCATCTCCACTCCGTTTCTTTGATCTAATAGCAATCAACTGTTAATGATAACAGGTTAGCTTCTAGTATGGTGTCATGCCTTTAATGTAGAAAGGAAAAGTGGTTGAATGAGGAAGCACGCACTATAAACTTAGAGAAAACTTTCTTGCTTCACCTATGGAGGCTGGGGTGCTCCACACATTGTAAGCCAAAAATGTGCATATTCAAATAACCTGAGGCGGAAAAATTAACCTAGTAATGCAATTATGCAAAATCTAACACAGTAAATTTCTGAGGGCTCTTCTTTGTTTCCACTATCTCCGctacctttattttatttatttgttcattttttaattGTCATTCCCCCACAGCCCCACATGGTGGGATTAAAAAGCTTGATATGTTGCCGTCCTCCCACTACCCCATCAAAGCTGACAGAATAAAGGCATTCTGAGACTCCACAGTAattggtcatgtgaaaaggagCCTATTATGCTGATAAGCCAATGTAGTCATgacacaacaaaaaaaaatagtagaaacAAATAACACCAAGAAGAACAACGAAGGTTATTCATTCAAATCCTTAACAATTTCAACAGTACGAAAACATGAATTCATACTGTTGaaattgttatttaaattacaaggTGCAACACCCAAATTCAATTTCTTAGCAGTAACACCCCTGTGACAAATCCTAGACTCAAAATAGACctttatatcaaaaaatattacatacatacatatatatatacacacaaaggGGAAAAAATCTTGCAGAAGCtgcaaaaaaaaatggagaaatagaCACAGCTTCCTGTTATATTGTTTCTAGTGGTAAGTAAAGTAAGCAACATAAAATCCCACACACAGCATGTTcccattttatttttccctaataATTCAGAAAACTGCAAACTGGTTGAAAACACTTTTAAAGGTGCATACATGACATACCACAATTCCCAAAAGATGACAATACAAAGTGAAACAATAGTATGGGGAAAAATGGAGTAGATTAAGCAAAGGCAGCACGTAACTTAAAACTCAGAGAATGTATAATCTCAGACAACCTAAAATAGAAATGCTTACCCTGATGTTAAACTTCTTCCTTATCTGCGAACGAAAAAATCCCAGATATGCTCCAACTGAGATGGTGAAAGCAACAgccaaatatagaaaaaaatttctcTTGGTCATAATAAAGGCTATGCAATTGACAAGTGCACTAACACCAAGAATGAAATGTACAATTCCCTGctcaaaccaaaacaaaaagaaacttTATTAAGGCCAGTTTCAATGGTATCAAAGAACATGACAAAAGAAAACCTAAAGTAGGGTGttagatcatcatcatcattaactgcACCTTATACTAAGTTAGGATCCTGCCACACAATATCAactgacttctaaaagtcacattgataatacaaatccatgcaaaaaaataatttagcaaAATTTTACACCAAATGCCCTTCATAATGCAACCATCTAGAGGGgtaatgatgagataaagttccagcaccatcttcatatggaaaagtttcaAGAGACGGTggtaaatgaagataattgatatggttgTCTTCCATTATATAGTTAATGTTGCAAAACCGACTTGTACAACATGGAAAGAAGGGTGTTGGATATCTCCTCAAATCCCATCAGATGGGATTTAAgcaaggattttttttttctgtaaatgatTTAACCAAGTTATTGGATAAAAATTGTAACGTTGGTTATAAGTGAATTATTCCTAGTAGGGATAGTGGATATAGGCCTATTGACAGACCTATATCAAATCTTTGCGCTCCTCCCCCCCGCGGGTACTATGAGAGTGATTTCTCCTTGACTTTGCGAAAGCATTGttcattattgttattattatggAACTTCATCAACAATAATCATTTTACAGGAGAATGGACcaattaaaaattgtaaaaatacacggaagaaaatatcaatatttGGACAAAAGGAAATACTCTTACCTGAACAATACAAGAACCAAAACCAGCTCGGCCCATGTTCTTCCCGAACCTATAGGATGGACAGCTGCAAATGCAAACTCCTAGTTAACACAAGCAACGAACAAGAGTTGAACCATACATGTTTCTTGAAATTGCTGCAGCAGTTCTTAATCACGGCTGCAGCTGGGTCtaataaaaaaagatgataAATTTTGTTACATCTTGCAATTAAACACAGCAAGTCCAAGAAATGAAGGCACGTAGTTCTTGTCAAAACCCATTTGGAGCATTCAACAAACAGTTCATAGGACATAATTTTACTCAAATCAACACCAGAAATCAGAAATTCCCTGATTCCACCAAAAGGCACccctcaaaaagaaaaaggaaaaatcatcatttttcaCCCTTAACGGAGAGAAACTCCGATCCCAAGCTcggataaaagataaaaatttagttaaataGCCGACAACCAGCATAAAACCCGTCCGATTAAACAAACATGAATTACAGACAAATAAAAGCCCCGGGGCGTGTAACCCTTCATAACGACACGTTCCACCGATGCCATGTACTGACAAATAGTGAGATAAAAGCTCGGTGTGTTGTCGTAACTGAGAGGAGAAAGGGCGGCAAGAGTTTTTACCAAGCGGATTGGAGGGCGATGCGGCGGTCTTGGAAGCAGTCGAGAAGTTCACCCTCCCACATCCTGAAGACGCCCCCAAACTCGGCGCCGCCGTCTTCGAAATCGCCGTCGTGAGTACCCAACTTGGTCCATTTGCCGCCCTGCGTCTGCATAGCCACCGTGGAGCAAAGCACGTCGAAATCCAACACTGCCACGCCCTCCAACAacctcttctcttcctcttcctcttcctcttcctcttcctcttcctcctcctcggCGGCGGTTCCACCGCCATCCTTCTCCACCATCTCCGCCATTagggttctctctctctctctctctctctctctcaatccttGTGAATCTTTGGGAATCTGTTAATGGGagggtttggtttggtttggctTTGTTTTGCTGGGTTGGCTCGCTGGCTGGCTGGCTTTAGATGCTTTGGTTGGCGGAAAGACAGGGGAGGCGCCCAATAATTGCAGGGTGGGGGCCGCCATTGCCATTAGGGATGGTTCAGCAATTGCCATGTCTGAGTCCGTGAATTTAGGACctcttttttgggttttttacTCCTCACCTAACCAAATTAACGGTCTGAACAACCCCTCAAAAGATCTCTCAAATCTCATTTTATCAAACTGATCACGCCCTCCtctatatataactatatatatatatatatcatagcATCATTCATAGCATCATACCACACCCAGTTGACAAGGTCACTACTCTGcatgagtgagtgagtgagtgaatTTTGTACACGAGTTATAGAATATGGAATTGCCATTTTTACAATGAGTTCGTAAATACAGGGTGAAAACTCTttcacatataataataataataataataatataataatcttATACAAATACGAACATAATTAAAAAGGTAGAATAATTTTACATCATAGAATTGGTTTGTATTTGATGAACGTCAAATCTAACTTAACCCTAATCAATctgtaattttataaaatttaaaactaatttaatcATACTACAAAAACTGATTAACCGAACCTAACTAACTTGGCTAATGACTTTTTTCTCTAAACCAATTTTTAGTTTACCCGTATTCTTAATAACTATTTATGGTTTATGAAATTGAGGATaaattaaactttatttataataataataataataataataataataataataataatagttggATGTGACTGCGTCATCAATCCACAGGATCAGTGCAAGGCCAAGCTGGCGGATGGGGACGTGGTGGCggtggctggctggctggctggctggcgaGTTTTGTTGGGATAAGCTTCAAATTTTGATAAGGTTTGGGGAATAGATTAAATGAATTGAGTCATCAACAAACCCATGTGCATAAAGGTGTTTAGGGTCACAAGTTGACAAAACCAAGTGCCTTCAAGCCCTGCACCATACCCATCACATCACAGGCCAAGCTCGtggtggatatatatatatatgtatacatatattagTAATATTACTTGTAtatagtattttaatattatattttgatattcacaaaattagaaatattttttataaattataaatacctttcccataataaaaatatttagtgatgtGTATAAGGGCATAGACCCATTTACGAAACCCTtaaaagttcaaatttaaaaattaaaaataagtgtaaagatcaaaaatagaaaaaattaacaaaaaaaaaaaaacccaaaaaaccCTCTCATATAAAGGGATCAGAAAGACTCTCTTAGTAAATTCCTAAActctaaattctaaattttcgTGTAAGATGactaaaaaaatctaaaattttcttaaaaaaccTCTCACAAAGTATTCTTATGAcaaatacatgcatgcataattCTAAATTCTTTTCCTAAAATTCTATAATAGATAGAGATAAATAAGATCCATGCCAATCCTAAAAGTCAAGaatcattataattttatatctgctttaattataaaaaaacacgCACACATTCTCTCTACTAAGACACTTCTACCTTGCAAATaaatatagttttaaaattttgacttaACCATCAAATTGTTTacaaatgaaatatcatatCCCTTCTAATCATGTTCTGTTTTGTAGAATTCTTGAAACTTAAAAGATGAATCCCTCCttacaaattatattattgtgtttgagtaataatatttataattttaaaatatttacaatttctgtatcaattaaaaattattcttaaaacttaaaagatgaatctttCGTTACAAATTATATTGTTGTATTTGAGcagaaatatttataatttctgTATCGATTAAAAATTAGCATCGCTGATAGTAGATTCATTCACCGCCGAAGGTTGGCTGGGTGAAAAcagttattaaatataaatttctatatTCTCGCTTAATACGCATGAtatctataaatataaactatttcACATGAATAATAAAGTTTTCCAGAAAGATATTGGCTACCGAgattttatcaataaaaaaagttaaaaaggtAAAAGAATGGTACACTCGTGACGAAGGCATAGGTGAAAAAACAGACAAATTGAGCTCTAGGTGGGAGTGGCTGCCACTCTCTATTCACCAGATAAACAGTATGCATTACATTACATTACACTTCAACCTCCGAAATTAACATGCCCATGAAAAGCTAAGAGAGAGCACGAAGGGGAGCTTGACAGAGCAAGTCGTTGTACCATAATGAACACAACATGGGACATCTTCTTGTTTCATGTCTTCATTGCAGGCCTAACCAACCCCAAACCAGAGCCACTACCCAAATGTTTGAAATCTGTTGCCATCAGATGATCCCCATGCCCAGAAAACCCTGTCCCTCCTTTCTCCAAGGGAACCAAATTCCTTTCTTTACATCCCCTGTTGCAGACCAGACAAACCTTGTCCACGGCCAGGAACTTGTCCCCGCACTTCTTGCAGAAGACATGCCCGCACGAACTTAGGGCAACAAGCGATAACGTGTTAGTAAGGGTGACCTTGCAGCTGGGGCAGATGTAGGTCTTTTCAAGATCGTTTGATTTCTTGTTGTCATGAATGTCTTCGGTTAGGTAGATCGGGAACAAAGTTTTCAGCTTAAGCTTTTCCTTGCCTTCCGGACAGATTGTATTGGTGAATGGGGCCTCTACCTTGGCCCGAGCTTCTGGTGTGGCAGAAGGCAGCCAAAATGCTTTCATGGTTCGGAGTGCTTCCTCCTCATAAGAGGTGGCCTTCACGCTGTTTGCACCGTGGAAGCCATTCTTATCCTTGTTATAGTTCCTATCACTGTACTGTGGCACTGCACCGTGGTTTTGCTGATCAAATGCATCGAGCTCTCTGGCTTTCTGAAGCATtaacctttcttcttcctcttctttttcttgcttctcaTGAGCAGCATGTGCAGCTAGCTTCCTGCAAggcaatgaaaacattttcagcaTGTCATGGACAAAAACTAACAACTATGCAGAGGAATTGCCACAGAGTCTGACAACCACGTAAACAAGGAATATTACCAATACATGCTGCTGGATGTGCAATTGAGGCGGCGGCAAGTAATAGTGCATGACAtatgttttgttattttaccTCTTTCATTGGTACTTATTTACCTTACCAGATACCAGCAGCTTGTCCTATCTTacttttttgaataattactaCATAGAAAATTAACTATGCTATAATTTAATGGTTAAAGAGTCTGTTAAGTGCAGTACGCATTGCGCCCCCCCCAAAGACAGGCGTACAAACGTacaagatgaaaaagaaattccTTCAATTTGTATTTATCTGCTAAATGGACTCACTAAACTGAAGAAGGCCAATCTTCAAGTTCTTAAACAACACCAAACCATCTTTGTCCCATAACAAATTATACATCTATGAACAACCCAGAAACAAAATTGCTCtcaatttttaagaatattcaAGAAGCACTCATTCAATCATGACTTCCTCTACAACTAGCCACTCAGGTATAAACCACCACATTGCCAAATAtatcatcaccatcatcaactgcaccttatcctaaccattaGGGTTTGTGGCATGGCATCCAGAACATCAATTGACATATAAAAGTCACATTTaaaatacaaatccatgcaaaataaCAGTGTGGAAAAATTTTCACTGGATGCCCTTCCTAACACAATCCTCTACTGAGGAACAATGTGGCCAAATATATGAGTTGACAAATTAGAATATCCTTTACTAACTGACCACAGTGCAGCAAAGATAGTCAGGGAATGCTGCACACAAACCACTCACTGCAACCTTCAAAATAAGGGAAATTAGACATGTAAAACccaaaaatatatgatatatattattttgcaattaagaaaatatttttattgattaaccTTTACAGAAAGGGCATATTGAAAAAAGAGGCAAAAATCCTAAAGCCCAGTTTTTACCTATTGAAACCAATGAAAAGAGTTCTGCTTCCTTCCAAACATCTACTTAACCATTGAACGACTCAAAGATCCTTAGTTAGTGAAAGTGAAGTACAAAGGATTCTAAACAAGTCTCTACAAGTTTTGGTAGGTAAGTCTATTTTCTGCTTTATAACAATTGtctccaattttttcttacATAGATTAAATCTACAAATTGATACTGCAATGTACAAATTGATACTGCAATCAAAACGAGTCTCTACAAGTTTTGATTGcagtataatatttattatattgcaTCCGGTTCTATATTTGGCAACACCCAGATTTCTCAGTCTCCTACATTGGCATTCAGTTCTATAGCCCATAAAGGTAACACCTTCCACACCTTGACTGCTAACAGTAATTTTTCTGCTGTATAGGTTGTTGATTCAGGGGCTTCAGATCACATGACTGGAGATACTAATCTACTAACTAGATTTCAACCATGCAAACAAGATTGGATGGTAAGAATTGCTGATGGCTCACTGTCAAACGTGGCTGAAATAGGTTCAGTGGCTGTATCTACAAACCTTACCTTAAATTCTGTACTCTGGTGCCAAATCTAGACTGCAACCTATTATCAGTTAGTAAGTTGTCTGCTGATCATGATTGTGTGGTTAAATTCTCACAAAATCAGTGTGAATTTCAGGATCGGATTTCGGGGAAAATGATTGACAGTGCTAAGGCATGTTCGGGACTCTACATCCTTCAAGGGACTACTTCCAGCAATAAGCTTGCTCATTTCAGCAATGGTTCCTCCATTAAACCCTCTGTTTGtctctctaattttcattcTAACAATAATAGTGCAATCATGTTATGGCACTATAGACTAGGACATATTCAAAACACTTATCCCAGTCAGACCTATACTCCATCTTaccatttttctttgattcatagtgatgtatgggggccGTCGAGGGTTAAAAACATTACAGGGGCTCGATGATTCATatcctttattgatgatcatactcgCCTCACTTGAGTGTTTCTTATGAAAGATAAATCTGAACCTGGTCCTATTTTCCAAACCTTTCATTCAATGATACAACAGCAATTTAATGCCAACATTCAGATCCTAAGGACCGATAATGGCAAAGAATACTTCAATTCTATTCTTGGTCATTATCTCTCCCAACAAGACATTATACATCAAAGCTCATGTGTCGATACCCCCCTCACAAAATGGGATTGCTGAACGGAAGAACCGACACATATTAGAAGTGGCAAGATCCCTATTGTTTTCTACTAATGTTCCCAAACATTTTTGGGGTGAGGCTATCCTTACGGCCACATACCTTATAAATAGAATGCCCTCAAGCATCCTAAAGCATTAAACTCCTAGTCAACTTCTCCTCGCATCCTTTCCTCACACTCAGATTCTTTCACAAATTCCTCTAAAAATTTTTGGTGGTTGtgcatttgttcatgttcaCAAACACCTTAGAAGCAAACTTGATCCTAAGTCCATCAGATGCATCTTCCTAGGCTACTCTCCTCAtcaaaaagggtacaaatgctacTCTCCTGAGCTTCAGAAATTCTTCACCTCTATGGATGTAACTTTTTCTGAACATCAGCCATATTATCCCAAATTTGATATTCAGGGGGAGACCactcaaaacactcaaaataacacTTCAGAATAccaattttgagatattctctctcttcctaCCGATAACCATCTTCCTGCCAGTAACCAGCAGCCTG is from Diospyros lotus cultivar Yz01 chromosome 2, ASM1463336v1, whole genome shotgun sequence and encodes:
- the LOC127794969 gene encoding uncharacterized protein LOC127794969, which encodes MAEMVEKDGGGTAAEEEEEEEEEEEEEEEKRLLEGVAVLDFDVLCSTVAMQTQGGKWTKLGTHDGDFEDGGAEFGGVFRMWEGELLDCFQDRRIALQSACCPSYRFGKNMGRAGFGSCIVQGIVHFILGVSALVNCIAFIMTKRNFFLYLAVAFTISVGAYLGFFRSQIRKKFNIRGTDSSVDDCVYHLICPCCTLCQESRTLEMNNVQEGTWHGRSDTICIGGFGEGSKALFELHPPPIMSTKSPDPCNSQKSMNAGNPSWALEIGHSAPLVAQSQ
- the LOC127795852 gene encoding E3 ubiquitin-protein ligase CSU1; the encoded protein is MPQRHSKNNNDLAFFTYDEKRKLGYGTQKERLGKDSIKPFDACCLCLKPFIDPMCCQKGHVFCKECILECLLSQKKDIKRKLAAHAAHEKQEKEEEEERLMLQKARELDAFDQQNHGAVPQYSDRNYNKDKNGFHGANSVKATSYEEEALRTMKAFWLPSATPEARAKVEAPFTNTICPEGKEKLKLKTLFPIYLTEDIHDNKKSNDLEKTYICPSCKVTLTNTLSLVALSSCGHVFCKKCGDKFLAVDKVCLVCNRGCKERNLVPLEKGGTGFSGHGDHLMATDFKHLGSGSGLGLVRPAMKT